Proteins encoded in a region of the Cytobacillus pseudoceanisediminis genome:
- a CDS encoding ABC transporter substrate-binding protein: MKRFALLLLSLVLMAGIMAGCSSSSSSGDEKPKDDSKNEDEVVTLNLFQFKVEIADQLQEMIGEFEKEHPNIKVKLESVGGGADYGAALKAKFASGEQPDIFNNGGFKELELWKEHLADLSNEPWAEHVLPIGKVPMTDTDGKLYGMPVNLEGYGFIYNKDLFEEAGITEPPNTISELKDAAEKLKDKGITPFSAGYGEWWVIGQHLLNIPFAQQEDPVAFIEGLYSGSEKIIGNDKFKEFKEVLDTEINFGNENPLTTDYNTQVTLFASGKTAMLQQGNWTENMILEIDPEINMGFLPIPLTDDEAEADRLPVGVPNNWVLNKNSEHLEEAKLFLDWMVSSETGKRYITEEFAFIPAFDNIEPTGLGPLGQHILEYSKEEKTVPWTWFRWPDGANKEFAATIQEYAAGKIDYDTLVERFQASWDNLK, from the coding sequence ATGAAACGCTTTGCTTTATTACTGCTGTCATTGGTTCTGATGGCGGGCATTATGGCAGGCTGTTCTTCTTCCAGCTCTTCAGGGGACGAAAAGCCTAAGGATGATTCAAAGAATGAGGATGAAGTGGTAACATTAAATTTGTTCCAGTTTAAAGTGGAGATTGCCGATCAGCTTCAGGAAATGATCGGTGAATTCGAAAAAGAGCATCCGAATATTAAAGTAAAGCTTGAATCAGTCGGCGGCGGTGCTGATTATGGTGCCGCATTAAAAGCAAAGTTTGCATCCGGCGAACAGCCTGACATTTTTAACAATGGCGGATTTAAAGAATTGGAGCTTTGGAAGGAGCATCTTGCAGATCTTTCAAATGAGCCTTGGGCAGAGCATGTGCTTCCAATTGGAAAAGTACCAATGACTGATACAGACGGAAAACTTTATGGAATGCCTGTAAACCTTGAAGGATACGGTTTCATTTATAATAAGGATTTATTTGAAGAAGCAGGCATTACTGAACCGCCTAATACGATTTCTGAATTGAAGGATGCTGCTGAAAAACTAAAGGATAAAGGAATTACTCCTTTCTCTGCCGGTTACGGAGAGTGGTGGGTCATTGGTCAGCATTTATTAAATATTCCATTTGCACAGCAGGAAGATCCAGTGGCATTTATTGAGGGCCTATACAGCGGATCTGAAAAGATTATTGGCAATGATAAATTTAAAGAGTTCAAAGAAGTGCTTGATACTGAAATAAACTTCGGAAATGAAAATCCATTAACAACAGATTACAATACGCAAGTGACTCTATTTGCTTCCGGCAAAACGGCTATGCTTCAGCAGGGAAACTGGACAGAAAACATGATTCTTGAAATCGACCCTGAAATTAACATGGGATTCCTTCCAATTCCGCTGACTGATGATGAAGCTGAAGCAGACCGTTTACCAGTAGGCGTTCCGAACAACTGGGTTCTTAATAAAAATTCAGAACATCTTGAAGAAGCAAAATTATTCCTTGACTGGATGGTTTCTTCTGAAACAGGAAAGCGTTATATCACAGAAGAGTTTGCGTTCATTCCTGCCTTCGACAATATAGAGCCAACCGGTTTAGGGCCTCTTGGCCAGCATATTCTTGAGTATTCTAAGGAAGAGAAAACTGTTCCTTGGACATGGTTCAGATGGCCTGATGGTGCAAATAAAGAGTTTGCTGCAACAATCCAGGAATACGCTGCAGGAAAGATCGACTATGATACGCTCGTTGAACGCTTCCAGGCATCCTGGGATAATTTGAAATAA
- a CDS encoding carbohydrate ABC transporter permease has translation MNPRYTKVTFLLEIIGIVLGVIFLIPFYFVIINSVKGFADILIDAAAWPQEFLFSNYLKVWDIINFPRAFWNSLIITVISNIGLVVISSMAAWKMVRTPGKFSKILFALFVSAMVIPFQTVMIPLMKLGGTLNLTNSIPGLIIMYFGFGVPLSLFLYHGFIKTVPIEIEESARIDGCSQFGVFWRIVFPLLKPITVTVVILNTLWIWNDYLLPLLVLQDAELRTIPLATSSFFAQYTKQWDMGLAALVMGITPVVIFFLFLQRHIIKGIAQGSIK, from the coding sequence ATGAATCCCAGATATACGAAGGTTACGTTTCTGCTCGAGATTATCGGAATCGTATTAGGAGTCATTTTCCTCATACCTTTTTATTTCGTGATCATCAATTCTGTAAAAGGTTTTGCAGATATTTTGATTGATGCTGCAGCGTGGCCGCAGGAGTTTTTATTCTCCAATTACTTGAAGGTATGGGATATTATTAATTTCCCGCGGGCCTTCTGGAACTCGCTTATAATTACGGTGATCAGCAATATTGGACTTGTTGTCATTAGTTCCATGGCTGCCTGGAAGATGGTCCGAACCCCGGGAAAATTCAGCAAAATCCTATTTGCCCTATTTGTTTCTGCGATGGTTATTCCATTCCAGACGGTCATGATACCGCTGATGAAGCTGGGAGGCACGCTGAATCTGACAAACAGCATACCAGGTCTCATCATTATGTATTTTGGCTTTGGTGTACCATTATCGCTTTTCCTGTATCACGGATTTATTAAAACAGTTCCAATAGAGATAGAAGAATCGGCCCGAATTGATGGGTGCAGCCAGTTTGGGGTCTTTTGGAGAATTGTTTTTCCGCTTCTAAAACCAATCACTGTAACGGTTGTTATTTTAAATACATTATGGATCTGGAATGATTATCTGCTGCCGCTTCTTGTGCTTCAGGATGCAGAACTTAGGACGATTCCTTTGGCCACAAGTTCATTCTTTGCACAATATACAAAGCAATGGGACATGGGACTGGCCGCCCTTGTAATGGGCATTACACCGGTCGTTATTTTCTTCCTGTTCCTGCAGAGGCATATTATTAAAGGCATTGCACAAGGCTCCATCAAGTAG
- a CDS encoding nuclease-related domain-containing protein: MILKYRYEPEELKLLQCLHGRMRLSPKDYSLFLNLEKGFSGEKKFDELLEHSPEEWIILNDLLFDYSNTLFQIDSLLFTGGCIYLFEVKNYEGDFYIEQNRWYTVPANTEVKNPLLQLQRSESLLRRLLQKLGVETPLKALLIFINPEFQLYQATMNLPAIFPAQINRFIDKLKLKSQPANKNHLMLADKLLSLHLEDIPYGRRFEYTFEGLEKGVKCASCQHFMDRLHRAALVCKNCGYKEDVELAIVRSVKEFRVMFPDMMLTTNIVHEWCSDIISKKKSGKSYQTTLIISFMARLLTLNKTQLC; the protein is encoded by the coding sequence ATGATATTAAAATATCGTTATGAACCGGAAGAATTAAAATTGCTTCAGTGTTTACATGGAAGAATGCGGCTTTCCCCAAAAGATTACAGCCTCTTTCTTAATTTAGAAAAAGGTTTTTCAGGTGAGAAGAAATTTGATGAACTACTAGAACATTCGCCTGAGGAATGGATTATTCTTAATGATTTATTGTTCGATTACAGTAACACCCTTTTCCAAATAGATTCACTATTATTCACTGGAGGCTGTATCTATCTTTTTGAAGTTAAGAATTATGAGGGAGACTTTTATATCGAACAAAACAGATGGTATACAGTACCAGCAAATACTGAAGTTAAAAATCCTCTTCTGCAGCTTCAGCGAAGTGAATCCCTCCTGAGAAGACTTCTGCAGAAATTGGGAGTAGAAACCCCTCTTAAGGCTCTTCTTATTTTTATTAACCCCGAATTTCAATTGTATCAAGCCACAATGAATCTTCCTGCTATATTTCCAGCACAAATTAACCGATTTATAGACAAATTAAAATTGAAATCTCAACCGGCAAATAAGAACCATTTAATGCTGGCAGACAAGTTACTGTCTTTGCATTTGGAGGATATTCCTTATGGAAGGCGATTTGAGTATACATTTGAGGGATTGGAGAAGGGGGTTAAGTGTGCTTCTTGCCAGCACTTTATGGATCGATTGCACAGAGCTGCTTTAGTATGTAAGAATTGCGGATACAAAGAAGATGTCGAATTGGCAATCGTTAGAAGTGTTAAAGAGTTTAGAGTTATGTTTCCCGATATGATGCTAACAACCAATATTGTGCATGAATGGTGTTCTGATATTATTTCAAAGAAAAAATCCGGAAAATCCTATCAAACAACTTTAATCATATCATTCATGGCAAGACTTCTTACTTTGAATAAAACACAATTATGTTGA
- a CDS encoding nucleotidyltransferase-like protein: protein MEDILRPIYQERASQTNTLGVIMTEKLQKAIPATDTFDAVLLILVEEADEPVFVKHYTYKDKKAALHIVTDKQLREWILLGSNRKIFDWLYNGKVLFDRNEYIYNLKVELREFPFYGRKLKMGLEFAKLIRRYMDGKAFFENRHYFDAYNHIVHSLHHLARLAVIENGFHPEVTVWNQVKQIEPEIMKLYEELVNSQEPLEKRLELLFLASEFLIHSRTKQGISHLADVLAEKDAWSIHDIMNHEELYLYAVDLSMLLEYLIDKHFIETVNVETKGQGIYHRYYKLKKIIVKKL, encoded by the coding sequence ATGGAAGATATTCTCCGTCCTATATATCAAGAACGGGCAAGCCAGACGAACACTCTTGGCGTGATTATGACCGAAAAACTGCAAAAAGCTATTCCTGCTACTGATACATTTGATGCTGTACTGCTGATCCTTGTAGAGGAAGCAGATGAACCTGTGTTTGTTAAACATTACACATATAAAGATAAAAAAGCTGCTCTTCATATTGTGACAGACAAGCAGCTTCGCGAATGGATCCTGCTGGGGTCGAACCGAAAGATCTTTGATTGGCTCTATAATGGGAAAGTTTTATTCGATCGAAATGAATATATTTATAACCTGAAGGTGGAATTAAGAGAATTTCCGTTCTATGGGCGAAAATTAAAAATGGGTCTTGAGTTTGCCAAGCTGATCAGAAGATATATGGATGGCAAAGCCTTTTTTGAAAATCGCCATTATTTTGATGCCTATAACCATATTGTTCATTCCCTTCATCACCTGGCCAGACTGGCTGTTATTGAAAATGGATTCCATCCAGAGGTAACTGTCTGGAACCAGGTAAAGCAAATTGAACCTGAAATAATGAAGCTATATGAAGAATTGGTGAATAGCCAGGAGCCTCTTGAAAAAAGACTGGAGCTTCTGTTTCTTGCAAGTGAATTTCTAATTCATTCAAGAACTAAGCAAGGAATCAGCCATCTTGCAGATGTGCTTGCTGAGAAAGATGCATGGTCCATCCACGATATTATGAACCATGAAGAGCTTTATCTATATGCAGTTGACTTAAGCATGCTTCTTGAGTATTTGATTGATAAGCATTTTATCGAAACAGTAAATGTTGAAACAAAAGGGCAAGGAATTTATCACAGGTATTACAAACTCAAAAAAATTATCGTAAAAAAACTTTAA
- a CDS encoding YgzB family protein → MAKYSNKINKIRTFALSLIFIGFIVMYLGIFFRNSALLMTIFMLLGMLCILASTGVYFWIGMLSTKTVQVVCPNCGKHTKMLGRVDMCMYCNEPLTLDPKLEGVEFDEKYNKKNTKQS, encoded by the coding sequence ATGGCTAAGTACTCAAATAAAATCAATAAGATTCGTACATTTGCCCTTAGTTTAATTTTTATCGGATTTATCGTTATGTATCTCGGAATATTCTTTAGGAATTCCGCTCTTCTCATGACAATATTTATGCTTCTTGGAATGCTCTGCATTCTTGCTAGCACCGGTGTATATTTTTGGATCGGCATGCTTTCAACAAAAACCGTGCAGGTGGTTTGCCCAAATTGCGGAAAACATACAAAGATGCTTGGCCGAGTTGATATGTGCATGTACTGTAATGAACCTTTAACGCTCGATCCAAAACTTGAGGGCGTTGAATTTGATGAAAAATACAACAAAAAAAATACGAAGCAGAGCTGA
- the perR gene encoding peroxide-responsive transcriptional repressor PerR → MAHMELKEALDTLKDTGVRITPQRHAILEYLINSMSHPTADDIYKALEGKFPNMSVATVYNNLRVFREVGLVKELTYGDASSRFDFVTTHHYHVICESCGKIVDFHYPGLDEVEHLASHVTGFKISHHRMEIYGTCPDCASKEAH, encoded by the coding sequence GTGGCGCATATGGAATTAAAAGAGGCGCTGGATACTTTAAAAGATACTGGAGTCCGTATCACTCCGCAGCGTCATGCGATACTTGAATATTTAATAAACTCCATGTCACACCCTACTGCTGACGATATATACAAAGCATTAGAGGGTAAATTTCCAAATATGAGTGTGGCAACAGTTTACAATAATTTACGAGTATTCCGTGAGGTTGGCCTGGTAAAGGAACTGACATATGGTGACGCATCTAGCCGCTTCGATTTTGTAACCACTCATCATTATCATGTCATTTGTGAAAGCTGCGGCAAGATTGTAGACTTCCACTATCCTGGTCTTGATGAAGTAGAGCACCTTGCTTCACATGTTACAGGTTTTAAAATCAGCCATCATAGAATGGAGATTTACGGAACGTGTCCGGATTGTGCAAGTAAAGAAGCTCACTAA
- a CDS encoding cob(I)yrinic acid a,c-diamide adenosyltransferase — MRIYTKTGDKGTTSLIYGQRVSKNDIRVEAYGSCDEANSMIGMALSHLRSEYFSGKEKVEQVFHKVQTDLFHAGAELATPAGKEVKWTIKQEDITFMEKQIDEWEADLGALNNFILPGGHPSGAALHVARTVVRRAERCAVSLGEEVNPIVLVYLNRLSDLLFVAARFVNHHLGSGEQSLHAEKS, encoded by the coding sequence ATGAGGATTTATACAAAAACGGGAGATAAGGGGACAACGTCATTAATATACGGGCAGAGAGTCAGTAAAAATGACATTCGCGTTGAGGCATACGGTTCATGTGATGAGGCTAATTCTATGATTGGAATGGCCTTAAGCCATTTAAGAAGTGAGTATTTCAGCGGGAAAGAAAAAGTGGAGCAGGTGTTTCATAAAGTGCAGACAGACCTGTTTCATGCAGGAGCAGAGCTGGCAACGCCTGCAGGAAAAGAAGTTAAATGGACGATAAAGCAAGAGGATATCACCTTCATGGAAAAGCAAATTGATGAGTGGGAAGCTGACCTTGGAGCGCTTAATAACTTTATATTACCCGGCGGTCACCCTTCGGGAGCTGCGCTCCATGTAGCTAGAACGGTGGTGAGAAGAGCGGAACGATGTGCGGTCTCGCTCGGTGAAGAAGTGAATCCGATCGTTTTAGTTTATCTGAACCGATTGTCAGATCTGCTGTTTGTTGCTGCCCGGTTTGTCAATCACCATTTAGGCTCCGGTGAGCAATCGCTTCACGCTGAAAAGAGTTGA